Within Claveliimonas bilis, the genomic segment CCAAGATGAAATGCCCATATTGCAGCCATCCGGATACCAGAGTGATCGATTCCAGACCGGCGGAGGACGGAAATTCCATTCGCAGAAGACGTTCCTGCGACGTCTGCGGAAAACGGTTCACTACATATGAAAAAGTCGAAACGATCCCTCTGATCATCATTAAGAAGGATAATAACAGAGAGCAGTATAACCGCGGGAAAATAGAATCGGGAGTACTTCGTGCCTGCTATAAACGGCCGGTTTCAGCAGAAGAGATACAGAAATGTATCGATCACATTGAAACAGAAATTTTCAGCCTTGAGGAAAAAGAAATTCCCAGCA encodes:
- the nrdR gene encoding transcriptional regulator NrdR, which encodes MKCPYCSHPDTRVIDSRPAEDGNSIRRRRSCDVCGKRFTTYEKVETIPLIIIKKDNNREQYNRGKIESGVLRACYKRPVSAEEIQKCIDHIETEIFSLEEKEIPSSTIGEIVMDELKKLDEVAYVRFASVYREFKDVNTFMDEIKKILDRGNA